The proteins below are encoded in one region of Candidatus Saccharimonadales bacterium:
- the xseB gene encoding exodeoxyribonuclease VII small subunit, whose translation MSKTPKNFKQKLDELEAIVEWFESSEVDFDQALERFETGLALAAELKKQLDQVENRVIEIKRKFEAVTTESTESDTATETSTLA comes from the coding sequence ATGTCGAAAACACCTAAAAATTTTAAACAGAAGCTAGACGAATTAGAAGCGATCGTGGAATGGTTCGAGTCGAGCGAAGTCGATTTCGATCAGGCGTTAGAACGGTTTGAAACCGGTTTGGCCTTAGCGGCTGAATTAAAAAAACAGCTTGATCAAGTAGAGAATAGAGTGATCGAGATTAAGCGTAAGTTCGAGGCGGTCACAACAGAATCGACCGAGAGCGACACCGCGACCGAAACCTCAACGTTAGCTTAA
- the xseA gene encoding exodeoxyribonuclease VII large subunit, with amino-acid sequence MQHTLSVSQFVEILNETLEFTFPSVQIEGEIAGFKVWNGRLAFFDLKDDTAIINCMLPVGRMDTPLEDGMQVRVIANPKVTQKGRLSISVVSLELAGAGAIKRAFELLRQKLESEGLFAAERKRELPVYPNSIGLISSLESAAYQDFLTILRDRWVGVEVTALHVQVQGAAAPAQIVAAIDHFNQLPEPVDTLVLTRGGGSLEDLAAFNTESVARAVAGSRTPIVVGVGHEVDTSLADLAADVRAATPTDAARLVVPDREEVRAQIKRAQQQLEQHQQLLLGQTAHQLQRALKGLEQMATLPQAKVEQVFSRMGRAVDNYQASIRTKREETLRYSSELSANYQRQLEQQRQLRLALLRTLQSFDPRAALKRGYALVRHDTDLITSIGQVSVGDSLVIQLHQGRINTEVKHVENT; translated from the coding sequence ATGCAGCACACGCTTAGTGTTAGCCAGTTTGTCGAGATTCTCAATGAGACGCTCGAGTTTACCTTTCCGTCAGTACAGATCGAAGGGGAGATAGCTGGTTTTAAGGTGTGGAATGGACGGTTAGCTTTTTTCGATCTTAAAGATGACACTGCGATCATCAACTGTATGTTGCCGGTGGGCCGTATGGATACGCCGCTAGAAGATGGCATGCAAGTGCGGGTTATCGCCAATCCTAAGGTGACGCAAAAGGGTAGACTGAGCATCAGCGTTGTCAGTCTTGAGTTGGCCGGCGCCGGTGCCATCAAGCGAGCTTTTGAATTGCTGCGACAGAAGCTAGAGAGCGAGGGTCTGTTTGCGGCCGAACGAAAGCGTGAGTTGCCGGTGTATCCGAACTCGATCGGCCTGATTAGCTCTCTAGAATCGGCCGCTTATCAGGACTTTTTGACCATCCTCCGTGATCGTTGGGTTGGGGTGGAAGTTACGGCCCTGCATGTTCAGGTCCAGGGTGCCGCCGCTCCGGCTCAGATTGTGGCCGCTATCGATCACTTCAATCAACTACCTGAACCGGTTGATACTCTCGTCTTAACTCGGGGTGGTGGTAGCTTAGAGGACTTGGCTGCTTTTAATACTGAGTCGGTGGCTCGAGCTGTGGCTGGTAGCCGGACGCCAATTGTAGTCGGTGTTGGACACGAGGTTGATACTTCGCTAGCTGATTTAGCGGCTGACGTTAGGGCAGCCACCCCGACCGATGCAGCAAGGCTAGTAGTGCCGGACCGAGAGGAAGTACGAGCCCAGATTAAGCGTGCCCAGCAACAGCTGGAGCAGCATCAGCAGTTGTTGCTGGGGCAGACTGCCCACCAGTTGCAGCGCGCCCTAAAGGGGCTGGAGCAGATGGCCACTTTGCCACAGGCGAAAGTGGAGCAGGTATTTAGTCGCATGGGTCGAGCAGTCGACAACTATCAGGCGAGTATACGTACTAAACGAGAGGAGACCTTGCGTTATAGCTCGGAGCTGAGTGCTAACTACCAACGTCAGTTAGAGCAGCAACGTCAGCTGCGATTGGCACTACTGCGTACCTTGCAGAGTTTCGACCCGCGAGCGGCGCTGAAGCGGGGATATGCATTAGTGCGCCACGACACCGATCTGATTACTTCTATTGGTCAAGTCAGCGTCGGTGATTCTCTCGTGATACAATTACATCAAGGTCGGATAAATACAGAGGTAAAACATGTCGAAAACACCTAA
- a CDS encoding lysylphosphatidylglycerol synthase transmembrane domain-containing protein translates to MSARQILTLIGLAGLTIFLYVFWGDLEQAGHLIKSVKWQYLLLIIPIQMVSFLSRAMFYKKALEVIDIPSPQVGRLYGLSLGVAFTNIILPSAGASGISLMAASLKRNKITAGQTTFIQIAHYAAIYITFIFLLLLALGALYFGHDIARIAIRIVVLIISVVVVFSLAAGYVIYDRRGLDWLAHFLQRVIDLLARRFRRGRDLIGTARIARLLEEFHAGVHQVVQSRAYLRQPFWWALVGNLCEVTMFYLVFIALGFTLNPGIVIVAYAVANIAGIISIIPGDVGVYELTMVSVLSLVGVPLAISVSATLLYRVTTKALLIPAGFYFYNRYIKQATDAAHA, encoded by the coding sequence ATGTCAGCCAGACAGATTTTAACTTTAATCGGACTAGCCGGGCTGACCATCTTTCTTTATGTCTTTTGGGGCGATCTGGAGCAGGCAGGTCACTTAATCAAGTCAGTAAAGTGGCAATACTTACTACTAATTATCCCGATCCAGATGGTAAGTTTTCTCTCCCGGGCTATGTTTTATAAGAAGGCCCTGGAAGTGATAGACATCCCATCTCCGCAAGTTGGTCGGCTGTACGGTTTATCACTTGGGGTGGCTTTTACTAACATTATTTTGCCATCGGCCGGTGCTTCGGGTATTTCACTCATGGCCGCCTCACTGAAGCGAAACAAAATTACGGCTGGTCAGACTACCTTCATCCAAATCGCTCATTATGCCGCTATTTATATCACCTTTATATTTTTGCTGCTGTTAGCTCTAGGGGCACTCTATTTTGGGCATGATATCGCCCGTATCGCTATTCGAATCGTGGTGTTGATTATCTCGGTAGTAGTAGTGTTTAGCCTGGCAGCCGGTTACGTGATTTATGATCGCCGTGGTCTCGACTGGCTGGCGCACTTTTTGCAGCGAGTGATCGATCTACTAGCTCGCCGATTCCGACGTGGTCGAGATTTGATTGGTACTGCTCGTATAGCCCGCTTATTAGAAGAGTTCCACGCCGGTGTACATCAGGTAGTTCAGAGCCGTGCCTACCTGCGACAACCGTTTTGGTGGGCACTGGTAGGTAACCTCTGTGAGGTTACGATGTTCTACCTTGTCTTCATCGCTCTCGGCTTTACCTTAAATCCGGGTATCGTCATCGTCGCTTACGCTGTAGCTAATATAGCTGGCATAATCTCGATCATTCCGGGTGATGTCGGTGTTTATGAGTTGACTATGGTGTCGGTGTTGAGTCTGGTCGGTGTGCCCCTAGCTATCAGCGTCTCCGCCACCTTACTCTACCGTGTTACTACTAAGGCTCTCCTCATCCCAGCTGGATTCTATTTTTATAACCGTTACATTAAACAGGCGACCGATGCAGCACACGCTTAG
- a CDS encoding 50S ribosomal protein L27, with product MSKTKAGGSAKNLHDSPGQRLGVKLFAGQTVKAGGIIVRQRGMSKIAGEGTRHGRDFTIYAIRDGKVEFDKTRIKRFSGHRVPRTVVKVV from the coding sequence ATGAGTAAGACTAAAGCAGGCGGTAGCGCTAAGAACCTCCATGATTCCCCCGGCCAAAGGCTAGGAGTTAAGCTATTTGCCGGGCAAACTGTTAAGGCCGGCGGCATTATCGTTCGTCAGCGTGGCATGAGCAAGATCGCCGGTGAAGGTACACGACACGGCCGTGACTTTACCATTTACGCCATCCGTGATGGCAAAGTAGAGTTCGACAAAACGCGTATTAAGCGTTTCAGTGGACACCGCGTCCCACGTACCGTCGTTAAGGTCGTCTAA
- a CDS encoding response regulator, whose translation MNETPKKKILLVEDDAGLANVYKARLEAEGFDVYHCDNGESALSDAVKYRPDLILLDVMMPKISGFDVLDILHNTPETSGIKIVMLTALSQDTDKERAVELGADDYLVKSQVVIADVITRIKHHLGIN comes from the coding sequence ATGAACGAAACACCGAAGAAAAAAATATTACTGGTTGAAGATGACGCCGGCTTGGCTAATGTTTATAAGGCGCGGCTTGAGGCCGAAGGTTTTGATGTATACCACTGTGATAACGGTGAGTCGGCCTTAAGTGATGCGGTTAAGTACCGGCCAGACCTGATATTACTCGATGTTATGATGCCAAAAATCAGCGGTTTCGATGTACTCGATATATTGCACAATACACCGGAAACTAGTGGGATTAAGATCGTGATGTTGACTGCTCTAAGCCAGGATACAGATAAAGAAAGAGCAGTTGAGTTAGGTGCCGATGACTACTTGGTTAAGTCCCAAGTAGTCATAGCCGACGTCATTACCCGTATCAAGCACCATCTCGGTATCAACTAG
- a CDS encoding CTP synthase, which yields MLALAGSQHDSIGGIFEGSRELKQTTKYIFVTGGVLSGVGKGITAASLAKILKSRGLKVNIQKCDPYLNTDAGTLNPAEHGEVFVTVDGAEADLDLGHYERFLNQELTQSSSLMSGKILSQVIADERAGKYLGKTVQIIPHVTNAIQDAIAAAGAGYDVHFVEIGGTVGDYEGQSFLEAIREFKQRVGAENVLYLHVVYLPFIEASKEVKTKPAQNAVRTLRGYGINPDVLVARSERESTQSVLDKLSLYSDVEAGGICVVPTVESVYEVPLRMGDTADFIIDRLQLKTKKENLGNWHQLVERAMDKSLPQVRIGVVAKYMDHEDTYMSVFEALKAAGWAEERRVDIDWIDSEELEVELPPGRFEALDGIIVPGGFGSRGVEGKIKAATWAIERGTPYLGLCLGMQVAVIALARLQGKTDANSIEFDSDTPDPVISLMNEQKEVVDKGGTMRLGNWECVLGKGSLAHKLYGRLTIAERHRHRYEFNNAYKVELEAAGMVFSGTSPDGKLVELIELAEHPFFIASQFHPEFSSRPEAPNPLFRGLIQAARSVADQR from the coding sequence GTGCTTGCGCTAGCCGGCAGCCAACATGATAGTATAGGAGGTATATTTGAGGGAAGTAGGGAATTGAAACAGACGACTAAATATATCTTTGTAACTGGTGGTGTGCTTTCTGGCGTGGGCAAGGGTATCACCGCGGCTAGTCTGGCTAAGATTCTCAAAAGTCGGGGCCTAAAAGTAAACATTCAGAAGTGTGACCCCTATCTTAACACCGATGCCGGTACTTTGAATCCGGCTGAACATGGCGAGGTATTCGTCACTGTAGATGGAGCGGAGGCCGATCTCGATCTCGGTCACTATGAGCGTTTTTTGAACCAGGAGCTGACTCAGTCTAGCTCGCTGATGAGCGGAAAGATTCTCAGCCAGGTCATCGCCGATGAACGAGCCGGTAAGTACCTAGGTAAGACAGTCCAGATTATCCCTCATGTGACTAACGCCATTCAGGATGCTATAGCCGCTGCCGGTGCAGGATATGACGTACACTTCGTAGAGATCGGTGGTACGGTGGGTGACTACGAGGGTCAGAGTTTTCTCGAGGCTATTCGAGAGTTTAAGCAGCGGGTAGGGGCTGAAAATGTGCTCTACCTACACGTGGTCTACTTACCATTTATCGAAGCTAGTAAAGAGGTGAAGACGAAGCCAGCCCAGAATGCAGTTCGGACGTTACGGGGTTATGGTATTAATCCCGACGTACTGGTAGCTCGTTCCGAACGGGAGTCTACTCAGTCAGTACTGGACAAGCTCAGCCTATATTCAGACGTAGAGGCAGGCGGTATTTGCGTCGTGCCGACCGTTGAGAGTGTGTACGAAGTACCACTCCGGATGGGCGATACGGCCGATTTTATCATCGATCGGCTACAGTTAAAAACTAAGAAAGAGAACTTAGGCAACTGGCACCAGCTGGTAGAGCGCGCTATGGATAAGAGTTTGCCCCAAGTGCGCATCGGGGTGGTAGCGAAGTACATGGATCACGAGGATACCTATATGAGTGTGTTCGAGGCGCTAAAGGCAGCGGGCTGGGCTGAAGAGCGGCGGGTCGATATTGACTGGATCGATTCCGAAGAACTAGAAGTCGAATTGCCGCCAGGCCGTTTTGAAGCCTTAGACGGCATAATAGTGCCGGGTGGCTTCGGCAGTCGTGGGGTAGAGGGTAAGATTAAGGCCGCTACTTGGGCTATCGAGCGGGGCACACCCTACCTAGGTCTCTGTCTCGGTATGCAGGTGGCGGTAATTGCACTAGCGCGCCTGCAGGGCAAGACAGACGCTAACTCGATCGAGTTCGATAGTGACACCCCCGATCCAGTAATCAGCCTAATGAATGAGCAGAAAGAAGTGGTGGATAAGGGCGGCACAATGCGGCTGGGTAACTGGGAGTGTGTGCTTGGGAAAGGTAGTCTGGCCCATAAGTTGTATGGCCGATTGACTATAGCTGAGCGTCATCGTCATCGCTACGAGTTCAATAACGCTTATAAGGTGGAGTTAGAGGCAGCCGGTATGGTGTTTTCTGGGACCTCGCCGGACGGTAAACTTGTTGAGCTGATCGAGCTAGCCGAGCACCCCTTCTTTATCGCCAGCCAGTTCCATCCTGAGTTTTCTTCCCGGCCCGAGGCACCAAATCCGCTGTTTAGAGGTCTTATTCAAGCCGCTCGTAGCGTAGCTGACCAGCGCTAG
- a CDS encoding S41 family peptidase: protein MENPIPAVNNSRFGLGSVLTIAALVGLLGFGFGANFDQLSQSFTDLETENQQLPEDLNYDSVERVYDLLRKNYAGELSETELIEGMKSGLVAASGDPFSEYLNQAAANELEQSLQGEFSGIGAEIGIRQEQLVVIAPLDGTPAAQAGLRAGDMIVGIDGEDTTRMSVHDAVVKIRGEEGTEVVLTIARSGQSLEEITLTRAVIEIPSVESELLEGDVAYIELVRFGEDSADRFREAAHKMKAAGAESIILDVRNNPGGYLDVAVAITSEFLTAGTVVVEERRGEKVIATERAQSGGVLIGMPTVVLVNGGSASASEIIAGALQDQGVATVIGEQTFGKGSVQQLLQIGGGDILRVTIANWYTPEGENINKEGITPDEEVELTSEDFEAENDPQLDRALEILLES from the coding sequence GTGGAAAACCCTATACCTGCAGTTAATAATTCGCGTTTTGGCCTTGGCTCGGTACTGACGATCGCCGCTCTGGTCGGTCTGCTTGGCTTCGGTTTCGGTGCTAACTTCGATCAGTTGAGCCAGAGTTTCACTGATCTAGAGACTGAGAACCAACAGTTACCGGAAGACTTAAATTACGATTCGGTAGAGCGGGTTTACGATTTATTACGGAAAAACTATGCCGGTGAGTTAAGTGAGACCGAGCTGATTGAAGGCATGAAGTCCGGATTAGTGGCTGCCAGCGGCGATCCTTTTAGCGAATACCTGAACCAGGCAGCGGCGAATGAGTTGGAACAGAGTCTGCAGGGTGAATTCAGCGGTATCGGTGCCGAGATTGGTATACGCCAAGAGCAGTTGGTGGTGATAGCGCCCCTCGACGGTACTCCGGCTGCTCAAGCGGGCTTGAGGGCCGGTGATATGATAGTTGGTATTGACGGCGAAGATACGACTCGCATGAGCGTCCATGACGCAGTAGTGAAGATTAGGGGTGAGGAGGGAACAGAGGTCGTCTTGACCATAGCTCGCAGTGGTCAATCACTCGAAGAGATCACACTTACTCGAGCCGTGATCGAGATACCCAGCGTGGAGAGTGAGCTGCTAGAGGGTGATGTCGCATATATCGAACTAGTCCGTTTCGGTGAAGATTCTGCCGATCGGTTTCGTGAAGCAGCCCATAAGATGAAGGCGGCTGGGGCTGAAAGTATTATCCTTGATGTGCGTAATAACCCTGGAGGCTATCTCGATGTCGCGGTAGCGATTACGAGTGAGTTTCTCACTGCAGGTACAGTAGTGGTAGAGGAGCGCCGCGGGGAAAAGGTGATAGCCACCGAACGAGCTCAGAGCGGCGGAGTGCTGATCGGCATGCCGACAGTAGTGCTGGTTAACGGTGGTTCGGCTAGTGCTAGTGAGATTATCGCCGGTGCCCTGCAGGATCAGGGAGTTGCGACCGTTATCGGGGAGCAGACATTCGGTAAAGGAAGCGTTCAGCAGTTACTACAAATCGGCGGCGGGGACATCTTGCGCGTGACGATTGCCAATTGGTACACACCGGAAGGAGAAAACATCAATAAAGAAGGCATCACTCCGGATGAGGAAGTAGAGCTGACGAGCGAGGACTTCGAGGCTGAGAACGATCCGCAATTGGACCGGGCACTCGAGATTTTATTAGAGAGTTAA
- a CDS encoding CHAP domain-containing protein: MSNLKRISLKNIVFALAILVLWVGFSPRVSEAQTMNEIQSEINRLSREINQSEARIGQLRDREDTLQNKLEVLNAEAAQLEAEINRTEREIKQTKSDIKQKESELQRTKELIQANIKVLYKQGNPSTLEMLFSSENFTDFINRQEYLDKVKQSLNEAARESVLIKQALEEKEVELQFKSGELDGQRRQLANRQAEQRRLIEQTRGEESRYQELVAKQRQRLGEAEAQQAAIIAAARAGNSGNITPGTVGNGGYPVEWAPPVPMNSRVDNWGYYSRQCTSYAAWERYAIGRPLPNWGFQGIAHARFWTNSGTFTDPETGQSFYVQGRYAQRDGYTVNNTPAPGAVAVLNSGNYGHVAIVEEVYGGGASFRVSEYNADFNGYFADYNIYNNSNDWSFIHD, translated from the coding sequence ATGTCAAACCTAAAAAGAATATCTCTCAAGAACATCGTTTTCGCCCTAGCAATTCTAGTGCTGTGGGTTGGTTTCTCGCCGCGTGTATCCGAAGCGCAGACGATGAACGAGATTCAATCGGAGATTAACCGGTTGAGCCGGGAGATTAATCAGTCCGAAGCTAGAATCGGACAACTCCGTGACCGGGAAGATACCCTACAGAACAAGCTAGAGGTACTTAACGCCGAGGCTGCCCAGCTCGAAGCCGAAATCAACAGGACTGAGCGAGAGATAAAACAGACTAAGAGCGATATCAAGCAGAAAGAGTCCGAGCTGCAGCGGACTAAAGAGTTAATTCAAGCCAATATCAAGGTGTTATACAAGCAGGGTAACCCCTCTACGCTTGAGATGCTTTTTTCTAGTGAAAACTTCACAGATTTCATTAACCGTCAGGAGTATCTTGACAAGGTTAAGCAAAGCCTGAACGAGGCAGCGCGTGAGTCGGTGCTGATTAAGCAGGCTTTGGAGGAGAAAGAAGTCGAGCTGCAGTTTAAGTCCGGTGAGCTAGACGGACAGCGGCGACAACTAGCTAATCGTCAGGCTGAGCAGCGCCGTTTGATTGAGCAGACGCGTGGTGAAGAGTCGCGTTATCAAGAGTTAGTAGCCAAACAGCGCCAGCGTCTGGGAGAGGCTGAGGCTCAGCAGGCGGCCATTATCGCGGCAGCTCGGGCCGGTAACTCTGGTAATATCACTCCGGGAACGGTCGGGAACGGTGGCTACCCGGTTGAATGGGCGCCACCAGTACCGATGAACTCCCGAGTCGATAACTGGGGTTATTATAGTCGACAGTGTACCTCTTATGCGGCTTGGGAGCGGTATGCTATCGGCCGTCCGCTGCCCAACTGGGGTTTCCAGGGCATCGCACATGCTCGATTTTGGACTAATAGTGGTACTTTTACCGATCCAGAAACTGGTCAGTCATTCTACGTTCAAGGTCGCTACGCGCAGCGGGATGGCTACACCGTCAACAACACACCTGCCCCTGGGGCAGTAGCGGTTCTTAACTCCGGTAATTACGGCCATGTCGCTATCGTAGAAGAGGTGTACGGGGGCGGTGCTAGTTTCCGGGTTAGTGAGTATAACGCCGACTTTAACGGTTATTTTGCCGACTACAACATCTACAATAACTCAAACGACTGGTCCTTCATCCACGACTAA
- a CDS encoding CHAP domain-containing protein, whose protein sequence is MLKRNYDGKKTVIYKKLVLGLSVIVLLLGVLPQPVLSQSAGELQRQIEAKNAEIERSKRAANELRSRADTLENKLAILQAEIRQTQDQIDLTADEISQTQTEIKQMEADLARAKELIQQNVKQLYKQGDPSTLELLFSSENFSDFVSRQEYLDSVKDSLNEAAAETVRLKGELEVREADLTVKSNRLSGQKEQLDVKRETQQSLVNETRGEEKRYQNLVRSQEQEKERLEEQQRAAYAAAAAAAQSSGQFVSSGGGNYPWSSGPYPCWSSNCVDPWGLYFRECVSYTAWKVSSTGRYVPHFAGAGHANQWPSTAARHGIPSGSAPREGAVAIANIGVYGHSMYVEKILGNGMIRISEYNFLPGKYSVRDIPASGLTYIYF, encoded by the coding sequence ATGTTGAAGCGTAATTATGATGGTAAGAAAACTGTAATTTATAAAAAACTGGTTCTTGGCCTAAGCGTCATCGTGCTGTTGCTGGGCGTACTGCCCCAGCCAGTGCTCAGTCAGAGCGCCGGGGAACTGCAACGCCAGATCGAAGCTAAAAATGCCGAAATCGAGCGCTCGAAACGCGCCGCCAATGAGCTACGAAGCCGGGCCGACACCCTGGAGAATAAGCTAGCCATACTCCAAGCTGAAATCCGCCAGACTCAAGACCAAATCGATCTAACTGCTGATGAGATTAGTCAGACTCAAACCGAGATCAAACAGATGGAAGCAGATCTAGCTCGGGCTAAGGAGCTTATCCAGCAGAATGTGAAGCAGCTTTATAAGCAGGGAGATCCCTCCACCTTAGAGCTTCTGTTCTCCAGCGAGAACTTTTCTGATTTTGTCAGCCGTCAGGAGTATCTAGATAGTGTGAAGGACAGCCTGAACGAAGCCGCCGCTGAGACAGTGCGGCTGAAGGGAGAGCTAGAAGTCAGAGAGGCCGATTTAACGGTTAAGTCTAACCGGTTGAGCGGCCAGAAAGAGCAACTAGATGTTAAGAGGGAGACACAGCAGAGCTTAGTAAATGAGACCCGGGGCGAGGAGAAGCGTTACCAGAACTTAGTGCGCTCACAGGAGCAGGAGAAAGAGCGCCTAGAGGAGCAGCAACGAGCGGCTTATGCCGCTGCCGCTGCCGCTGCACAGAGCAGTGGCCAGTTTGTATCTAGTGGGGGTGGTAACTATCCCTGGTCTAGTGGTCCCTATCCTTGCTGGAGCAGTAACTGTGTCGATCCGTGGGGGCTCTACTTCCGAGAGTGCGTTAGCTATACGGCCTGGAAGGTGTCTAGTACTGGTCGCTACGTGCCTCATTTTGCTGGTGCTGGCCATGCCAACCAGTGGCCTTCTACGGCGGCGCGCCACGGTATCCCTAGCGGTAGTGCGCCACGTGAAGGAGCAGTCGCGATTGCTAACATCGGAGTGTACGGCCACTCGATGTATGTGGAGAAGATCTTGGGCAACGGCATGATTCGGATCAGCGAGTACAACTTTCTGCCCGGTAAGTACTCGGTACGTGATATTCCGGCTTCCGGGCTGACTTACATCTACTTTTAG
- a CDS encoding permease-like cell division protein FtsX — MTVWIRRLLVLWRIVLAGTRNFFRNAWLSVAATAVMVITLTIMLGAVVFNMALGDTLDQVTESIDIALFFDDSAPLETVQQLQTELESLANVADTHYVSKAEALERYQADNADNTDILEAVTETENPLPTSLEIQVYDLNEIDEIILLSQDERFVPIIEDTSLGEDRRRTIARIADTRQFLISFGVVASLLFASISILIIFNTIRMAIFARSEEIGIMRLVGATNGFIRGPFLFESMLDGIIAAAISLGVLYTALLKGAPRLVDFVNFDSTLSFFTGMWPLVVFVTICAGILLGVISSMMAMIRYLNL; from the coding sequence ATGACGGTCTGGATCCGCCGCCTACTAGTCCTGTGGCGCATTGTACTGGCCGGTACGCGCAACTTCTTCCGTAATGCGTGGTTGAGCGTAGCGGCGACAGCCGTGATGGTGATTACATTAACCATTATGCTGGGAGCTGTCGTTTTTAATATGGCGTTAGGCGATACGTTAGATCAGGTGACGGAGTCGATCGACATCGCTCTATTTTTTGATGATAGTGCGCCACTAGAGACGGTGCAGCAGCTCCAGACTGAGCTAGAGAGTCTCGCTAACGTAGCCGATACGCACTACGTTTCTAAGGCCGAGGCGTTAGAGCGCTACCAAGCGGATAACGCTGATAACACCGATATTCTAGAGGCAGTGACAGAGACGGAGAATCCTCTTCCGACCAGTCTAGAAATCCAAGTTTACGATCTTAATGAGATAGATGAGATTATCTTACTTTCTCAGGATGAACGGTTCGTGCCGATTATCGAAGACACTTCATTAGGTGAGGACCGTCGCCGTACTATTGCACGTATCGCTGACACCCGCCAGTTTTTAATCAGCTTCGGTGTGGTGGCCAGCCTGCTCTTTGCCAGTATCTCGATCTTAATTATCTTTAACACCATCCGCATGGCCATTTTTGCCCGTTCGGAAGAGATTGGTATCATGCGCCTAGTGGGGGCGACTAACGGTTTCATTCGTGGTCCGTTTCTATTTGAGTCGATGCTAGACGGTATCATCGCGGCCGCGATCAGCTTAGGTGTACTCTATACAGCCCTGCTCAAAGGAGCCCCGCGCTTGGTCGATTTCGTCAACTTCGACTCTACCTTGTCATTCTTCACCGGAATGTGGCCACTAGTCGTTTTCGTTACGATTTGTGCCGGTATCTTGCTAGGGGTCATCTCCAGTATGATGGCGATGATACGCTATCTGAACCTCTGA
- the ftsE gene encoding cell division ATP-binding protein FtsE, which yields MILLDRLSKSYGGNTALARVNLHIHPKEFVTVVGQSGAGKSTLIKLMIREEIPTSGKIIIGGIDYDNLTKKDVPQLRRKIGVVFQDFKLLPNRNIYENVAFALEITGTRTSVIQHTVPKVLQLVGLEGKERSFPSELSGGERQRVAIARAVVRQPKILIADEPTGNLDPKHSWDIIELLLKINRYGTTVILTTHNRDIVNALQRRVVTLRNGRVIKDEEQGSYDV from the coding sequence GTGATTCTATTAGACAGACTTTCCAAATCCTATGGCGGTAATACCGCCCTAGCCCGAGTCAATTTGCATATCCACCCTAAAGAGTTTGTGACCGTGGTGGGGCAGAGCGGGGCCGGTAAATCTACCTTGATTAAGTTGATGATCCGGGAAGAGATTCCGACCTCCGGTAAGATCATCATCGGCGGTATCGACTATGACAACTTGACGAAGAAAGACGTACCGCAGCTTCGTCGCAAGATCGGCGTGGTTTTTCAGGACTTTAAGCTGCTGCCGAACCGCAACATTTATGAGAACGTCGCTTTTGCCCTAGAGATTACCGGTACACGGACAAGCGTCATCCAGCACACCGTACCTAAAGTGCTGCAGTTGGTCGGTTTGGAAGGGAAGGAGCGTAGCTTCCCCTCTGAACTATCTGGCGGTGAACGTCAACGCGTAGCCATCGCTCGGGCCGTAGTGCGACAGCCGAAGATTCTAATCGCTGACGAGCCGACCGGTAATTTGGACCCCAAACACTCCTGGGATATTATCGAGCTACTACTGAAGATTAATCGCTACGGGACAACGGTAATCTTGACCACTCACAACCGTGACATCGTTAATGCTCTGCAGCGTCGGGTAGTGACTCTGCGTAACGGTCGAGTGATCAAGGACGAAGAGCAAGGGAGTTACGACGTATGA